The genomic region CGCGGCCGCGAATTCCTGATGAAGGACGGCTACTCGTTCCACGCCGACTACGACGACACGATCCGCGAATACGGCGTGATGCGCGAAGCGTACTCGAAGATCTTCAAGCGCTGCGGCCTCCGGTTCCGCGCGGTCGAGGCCGATACCGGCAACATTGGCGGGAGCCTGAGCCACGAGTTCCAGGTGCTCGCGGATTCCGGCGAAGACACGATCGTAAGCTGCAACCGCTGCGACTACGCCGCCAACGTCGAGAAGGCCGAAATCCGCACGGTCACGGCAGGCGGCGCGGCGCAGGCACACGAAGAAGCGCTCGCGGAAGTCGCCACACCCGGGGCGCGCACGATCGAGGAAGTCTCTGCGTTTCTGTCGCGCCCGCCCGAGCATTTCCTCAAAACGTTGATCCTCGTTGCCGACGACAAGGGCATCGCGGTCGTGATCGTCGGTGACGACCAGCTGAGCGAAACCAAGCTGAAGGCCCTCGTCGGTGCGACCACGCTGCGCATGGCCGAAGCAGACGAGATCGAGGCGTGGACCGGCGCGCCGCAGGGCTTTGCCGGGCCCGTCGGCATGAAACTGCCGCTTTACGCGGATCACCGCGTCGCCGGTTCGAGCGCTATGGTCAGCGGTGCCAATCGCGCGGACACGCACGTCACCGGCGTGTCCCAGCAGCGCGACTTTCCGGATGTCGTGTTCGGAAGCCTGCGCACTGCCCGAGGCGGTGACGGCTGCGCGCGCTGCGCCGACGGCGTCTTCGAGCAGCATCGCGGCATCGAAGTCGGACACGTCTTCTATCTCGGCAAGAAATACTCCGAGAAGCTCGGTGCGACGTTCCTCGACGCCGAAGGCAACGAGAACGTGATGGAAATGGGCACGTACGGAATCGGCGTGTCGCGCACGATGGCCGCTGCCGTCGAGCAGCACCACGACGACAAGGGAATCTGCTGGCCGATTTCGATCGCGCCGTTCGAAGTCATGATCGTTCCGCTCAAATGGGACGACGAAGCGACGCAGGCCGTCGCGATCCGGCTCGAGCAGGAGCTCGAGCGCCTCGGCCTCGATGTGCTCGTCGACGACCGCAACGAACGCGCCGGCGTCAAGTTCAACGACGCTGATCTGCTCGGCATTCCGCTTCGCGTGACGATCGGCCCGCGCGGGCTCGCCGCGGGCAAGCTCGAGCTGAAACTGCGCACTGCCGCTGCGGCCGAGGAGATCGGGCTCGATGGCGCGTCCGAAGCGATTCGCGAACGTGTGCGCCAGGCCCACGAGGAGCTTCGAGCATGACGGTGCGTTCAGCAGGGCTT from Candidatus Limnocylindrales bacterium harbors:
- a CDS encoding proline--tRNA ligase, translated to MRYSRLLIPTLKEDPAEAEIASHRLMMRAGMIRQVARGIYDFLPLGKRSLKKVERIIREELDRVGCQEVQLPIVTPAELWQESGRWELYGKELLRLRDRNDREFCLGPTHEEVMTDLVRREVRSYRALPLNLYQIAIKFRDEIRPRFGLMRGREFLMKDGYSFHADYDDTIREYGVMREAYSKIFKRCGLRFRAVEADTGNIGGSLSHEFQVLADSGEDTIVSCNRCDYAANVEKAEIRTVTAGGAAQAHEEALAEVATPGARTIEEVSAFLSRPPEHFLKTLILVADDKGIAVVIVGDDQLSETKLKALVGATTLRMAEADEIEAWTGAPQGFAGPVGMKLPLYADHRVAGSSAMVSGANRADTHVTGVSQQRDFPDVVFGSLRTARGGDGCARCADGVFEQHRGIEVGHVFYLGKKYSEKLGATFLDAEGNENVMEMGTYGIGVSRTMAAAVEQHHDDKGICWPISIAPFEVMIVPLKWDDEATQAVAIRLEQELERLGLDVLVDDRNERAGVKFNDADLLGIPLRVTIGPRGLAAGKLELKLRTAAAAEEIGLDGASEAIRERVRQAHEELRA